A window of Pseudomonas alcaliphila JAB1 genomic DNA:
ATCCCACCCACTTCGTCAGCGCCCATATCGAATGCCTGGCCAAGCCGGCCACCCGGGAATTCTTCATGCCCGACAGCGGTGACTACGTGGCTGTGCAGTCCAACCAGGGCGACGTGGTGATGTATTACGTCTACGACCACGAAGAGACCGAGCACGGCCGTCATTACGTGCTGATTCGTGATGACGAAGAGCTCTAGGCCCTGGCCCACAGCATAAGTGTGGGAGGCGCTTTAGCGGTAATGTCTTCAAGTGTGTAGCCCGGATGAAATCCGGGGGTGGCGAGCATATTTCTCCCGAATTTCATCCGGGCTACGAAGCTGGTGCTCCTGTAGGAGCCGGCTTGCCGGCGATAAAGCCCACCGGCCAACACCATCGCCCGCAAGCGGGCTCCTACGGGTTGGCATCAACCCGCCCCATCGCATTGAGCTCGTAGTGTAGGTAGTGTGTAGCCCGGATGAAATCCGGGGTAGCGAGCATATTTCTCCCGAATTTCATCCGGGCTACGAAGCTGGTGCTCCTGTAGGAGCCGGCTTGTCGGCTAAAGCCCACCGGCCAACACCATCGCCCGCAAGCGGGCTCCTACGGGTTGGCATCCACCCGCGCCATCGCATTGAGCTCGTAGCGTGGGTAGTGTGTAGCCCGGAAGAAATCCGGGGGGTAGCGAGCATATTTCTCCCGGATTTCATCCGGGCTACGAAACTGGTGCTCCTGCAGGAGCCGGCTTGCCGGCGATAAGGCCCACCGGCCAATACCATCGCCCGCAAGCGGGCTCCTACGGGTTGGCATCTACCCGCCCCATGGCGTTGCGCTCGTAGTGCGGGTAGAGGTGGCTGACACTGCGGATCAGCTCGTAACGACTCAGGCTGACCTGGGCGAAGCGCTCCGGAATAGGCGCGCGGATCAGCTCGTTCATCTCCGCGCCCTGCTCCGCGCCCTGGCGCAGCAAGCCATCGAGCCAGCCCAGGTAATCGCGCATCTGCGCGAAAGGCGCGGCATCGGTGGTCAGCGGCCCGTGCCCGGGCACGATCTGCTGCCAGGGCAAGGCCTGGAGGCGATCCAGATCGGCCAGCCACACGTCCAGGCCCGGGCTGTTCGGCGTGGTCAGCGCGCGCTGGTAGAACAGGATATCGCCGGCGAACAACACGCCCGTGCGCTCATCGAGAATCACCAGGTCGGCGCCGGTATGCCCGCGCAGCGCCAGCAACTGCAGGCGTCGGCCGCCAATTTCCAGCGTGCCTTCCTGTAATTCCTCAGTGGGCAGCACCACCTCGGTGCCGCGCATCCAGTCGCCCACCAGACGGTACATATTCTCTGCCATGGCGTCGCCCTGTTCGGCCAGCAATCGGGTGGTCTCGGGTAACGCGGCGATGGGTACGCTGGCGAAAGCCTGGTTGCCCAGCACATGATCGGGATGATGGTGAGTCAGGAGTACGCGCACCACCTGTTTGCCAGTGGCCTTCTCGACGCTTTGGCGCAGCGCCTCACCGTAACGACGCGAAGGACCGGTATCGATCACCACCACGCCATCGGCAGTTTCGATAAAGCCGACGTTGACGATATTGCCGCCGTTGTCTGCGGCGAAGTTACCGGTGCTGCCTTCCAGCAGCCAAACGCCCTCGGCGATCTGCCGCGGTTGCAGGTTGTAGTCGAGTGCTTGGACAAACCCGGAACCGAGAGCCAGCAGAAACATTATCCAGCGCATGCTTTTCTCCTCGAAATCCGCCTGAGCCGCACGCTTCGCCCCGAGGCGGGGCTCCTACAGACTGGGCGAGCATTGTTGCTTTGTAGGAGCCACGCCCCGCGACGAATGAAAGTACGTTCAGAACGCGGCCTGGAATTCGTTGCCGTTGTTGTCGCGCAGCCACAGCTCGGCCTGCTGATCGCCGCGCAGGTCGAAGGTCAGCGTCGGGTTCTCGCTGACCGCCGGGAACAGCTCCAGGCGCCCCAGCACCTGGCCATTCGGATCACGCAACTCGGCCTGTTCGATGTAGAACTCGGGGATGCCGCCGACCAGGCCGTTGTCCATGGGGTGCGAGACCTGCAGGCGCAGGCGGCTGTCCTCACCACGCACGAAGCGTTTGCCCAGCACCTGGCCCAGGCGCTCCTCCCAGCCTGCCTCGGCACGCACCACGCTAGGCGCAGTACAGCCGCCACCCGCTGCCTCGACGCGAGCCGAGCCGATATGCCAGACGCCATCGTCGGTCAGCACCGCCGCGCGAATCGGCGTGGCCTGCTCGACACGGATGCGAATAGCCAGACTCGGCTCCAGATGCTTGCCGGGGGCGAAGTCGAGAATACGCGGGATGGGGTTGAGCTCGGCCCAGGCGAGAATACGTTTGACCTTGCCGCGGTAGGCGCTGGCGTCGATCTGGATCGGCACCTGGCGCGCATCCTCGGCGAATGGCGGTACCTCGAGGCGAATCTTGTCGTCGAAGACGAAGGCCTCACCATTTAGCAGACGCTGGTGGTAGTAGTCCCACATCACCGATGTGACCGGATCGGGCGCGGCGGCCCGTGCCTCCCAGGCCCAGGCAAACAGGGCCAGCAACATCAGGCTACGCCAATCCATCGCCCACCTCCGGCTCGACTCTTATTGGTATTGTTCAGGCTTCTCGTAACGCAACCCGTAGCGCGCGTACAGGCGTTCGAGCGAGCCATCGAGAATCAGGTTTTCCAGCTGTTCTTCCAGGGCATAGGCCAGTTGCCGGTTGGTTTCGTGCACCGCCATGCCGATTTCCCAGATCTGCCGGCCCATGTCCGGGTAGGCGTTCTCGGCCAGGGCCAGCTGCGGGTCATTCGCCTCGTGCAGCAGCCAGTCCACCTCGCCACGCAGCGCCATCACCGCATCCACCTCACCACCCTGCATGGCGGCGAAGGCCAGCTGCGGCGTCGGGTAGTGACGGGTTTCCTGGCTGAGCATGCCGCCCTGCGCCGAACTCAGATAGAACGAGGGCACGCTCTCGACTTCCACACCCACCGGATGCTGACGCAGCGCAACGATGCTCGGCACCTCGGGCAGCCGCCGACGGTCGAACGCCAACTGCCAACGCTCGCGCTGATAGGGGCCGAACATCACCACGCGCTCGTTGACCAGCTCGCCCAGTTCGTTACGCATCTGTGTGTAGTCGCGGTCGTATGGCACGCGCAACATCAGGTCGGCCAACTGGCCTTGCGCGGTCACCCGGCCACGCCAGATGTAGTCACGCAAGTCATCGTCGAGCTTCTCGCCTGGCGGCGCCCACATCAGCTCCAGCTTGAGGCCGAGGCCGTCAGCCAGCGCCTTGGCCAGCTCGTAATCGATGCCGCGGGGCTGACCGTCCTGCTCATAGCTGTAAGGCGGGAAAT
This region includes:
- a CDS encoding quinoprotein relay system zinc metallohydrolase 1 — its product is MRWIMFLLALGSGFVQALDYNLQPRQIAEGVWLLEGSTGNFAADNGGNIVNVGFIETADGVVVIDTGPSRRYGEALRQSVEKATGKQVVRVLLTHHHPDHVLGNQAFASVPIAALPETTRLLAEQGDAMAENMYRLVGDWMRGTEVVLPTEELQEGTLEIGGRRLQLLALRGHTGADLVILDERTGVLFAGDILFYQRALTTPNSPGLDVWLADLDRLQALPWQQIVPGHGPLTTDAAPFAQMRDYLGWLDGLLRQGAEQGAEMNELIRAPIPERFAQVSLSRYELIRSVSHLYPHYERNAMGRVDANP
- a CDS encoding quinoprotein dehydrogenase-associated SoxYZ-like carrier, coding for MDWRSLMLLALFAWAWEARAAAPDPVTSVMWDYYHQRLLNGEAFVFDDKIRLEVPPFAEDARQVPIQIDASAYRGKVKRILAWAELNPIPRILDFAPGKHLEPSLAIRIRVEQATPIRAAVLTDDGVWHIGSARVEAAGGGCTAPSVVRAEAGWEERLGQVLGKRFVRGEDSRLRLQVSHPMDNGLVGGIPEFYIEQAELRDPNGQVLGRLELFPAVSENPTLTFDLRGDQQAELWLRDNNGNEFQAAF
- a CDS encoding transporter substrate-binding domain-containing protein, which produces MRRLILLCGLLLCLGTAQAQVRDFDRITESGTLRVALYQNFPPYSYEQDGQPRGIDYELAKALADGLGLKLELMWAPPGEKLDDDLRDYIWRGRVTAQGQLADLMLRVPYDRDYTQMRNELGELVNERVVMFGPYQRERWQLAFDRRRLPEVPSIVALRQHPVGVEVESVPSFYLSSAQGGMLSQETRHYPTPQLAFAAMQGGEVDAVMALRGEVDWLLHEANDPQLALAENAYPDMGRQIWEIGMAVHETNRQLAYALEEQLENLILDGSLERLYARYGLRYEKPEQYQ